A segment of the Trifolium pratense cultivar HEN17-A07 linkage group LG7, ARS_RC_1.1, whole genome shotgun sequence genome:
ACATTTTgacttctttttttgacaacatcaacattttgacttttaaaaagttgaatGCGCGATTTTAAGACAAATTTTCTATATTGAATTTCTGAACATGCGCTCTAAAAGCACATGTTAGCTTTCTCTTATAAAACAATGTCTCCATTTCAAGGAATATCCTTCCTTCAATCTTATTTCCGTTGATCCCCACAATTTCTGCATGATtcatcaaaaaatttaaaaaatatatatattaaatttctattattttcaattatattaattataaaaacataatcataaaacaaatttatacacatattatataaaaatataaacaaatataaaataatccAGATAGAACATAtgtaaaaagagaaataaaattttgtccCTAATCCTCAATTGTCCCTCGAGAGGACTTTATCCCCCCATccccacaaaaataaaattcctgGCTTAGGACCCCAAATTGAGAaattctaaaattaaaataaaaaattccattCACCAATGAAATTGACATCCTAATGGGCATCCATATCCATATTGGATGCTTTCTCTCCCGACCCTCCGTGATttttttatacccccaatattccaattttgtccttgcaaaaaaatttggttcgcagaaatcgaattttttttaatgcaaattcagagtaaattttggtttttagaaaccaaaatttgttttcaaaaaaaaaaattgcaaaaaatcagagtaaatttcggttttctacaaaccgaagtttttttaaggataaaattggatatctagaaaatataaaagaaacacgggatcgggagagaaaacatatctaattattatatgtattttttcaacaaataaTTGTGCGCACGTGACAGTTTGGGCCATGATGAATGTAATGTCCCCTTCATGAAGTGATGTGGCATCTAATATGTGCCTATATAAAACCCAACTTCCCTCATACAATCAATTCATCTCAAGCCTTTAGTCACATAATTATTCTCTATTATTGTTcatctttttctcttcttcttcttcttgttcaaaGTTACAACTACAAATTAAaccaatttaatataatttgtaCCAAAATATATGGCTTCTCAAATTTGTGAAACTTTAGCTTATGATATGGAAATCAAGGGTGATCTTCTCATGTCATTAATGGAAGAGTTACCATGTGataaaaatgatgatgaaaggTTAGATAGCTTAATAAGATCTTTTGAGGCTGAAATAAGTGAAACCAACATAGTTGGTCATGATAATTCAACATGCATAGGATCACAATTGAAGAgcaataattttgaagaaaattttaGTGAATTATGGAACATAGAAGTGGATGAAGGACATGATTTTGGAGTTGAatgggtggatatggatttgATGCCATCTTTCCAATTTGATGAGGGGATTAATTGGGTGGATATTGAGTCTTTTGGAGATGAGAAAAATGTGATGGCTGATCATTTAATAGTTTGTGATGATGAGTTTGATATGGAAGAATATGGTTACAATTCATTTTGGCAAGATAATTATGAGATGGGGTTGGTGCATTAATTTGCTATATTGCTATATAGTGCttattatgtatagactatagTCTATAGTCATGATGTAATTaaatctcaatattttttttatatgctatGAATGATTGGGATAAGATTATATGCAAAAGGAGTTTATGGATTTGGAAATCAAAATACAACCCTTTGAATTACATGTCAATTTTGTTTTCACTTCCTGAATTGGTCCACCGAAccatttaatctggttcgaatGTCAGTTATGTCATCAAGTGATTTCGCCCCTCTCAATCACAGTTACGGGGATCGAACAATAATTCTCCCTATCAAGTCTAACGATAATCACAATTAAACAAACTAACGATTGGTTTTTATGTCAAATTTTGATCGGCCAACAAACAAGTAAAGCaactaaaaaaacataaacaacacATGAAACATGAAAGcaactttattataaaaaaaatgtttaatttttatagcTGACTctcataatttaaaatttaagacTGTTCTCTGGTTGGTATCAATGGTTGTAGTTCTTTTAATTTCTGTTTAAAGTGAAAGGAAAAGAGATAAGAGGAAGAGGACTTTAGAGAGAAGTAGAGTAGGAAGCaattatatataagagaaatttttgCTATTTTAAAAGAGTATATTTTTGGAAGggaataatatatgaaaatatttagtttttataaaatatccccttttttaaatattgataaaaaattattacaaatttaattaataattaataaatttataaatgaataaaaattgaagaaaaaaataataaacctaaaccttaaataaaattattgtaaaaaaaaaattaataaaaaattaattaattttttcaaaaaaaattaattaataatatttattaaggAGAAAAAGTACTTGAAGATGTTATACGCGGATTATAATAAACAATTTATAATGTACTGACGGTGGTTCTagctgcaagtgcacagaatcgctatcaagtaataaagtgataagtgtATCGTTCTCCACAGAGATTGTGTcaaggttactagtttcgcttaggaatatcGTAGTTGctttcgctttgtttgtttaagaaggtatctttgcgggtactTTAGCAAAATGCAGGAAATAAATTGCGGAAAATAAAaggtgtgtgtgtgaccacacggggtggttaagtgtggtcggatccctcccttactcctgcttggttgctcaattatttccctctaTTAGGATTTAGACGGTTGAAAATAGGTGTGATGTCATATCTGTGcttatttctattacaagctaTACAGAGTCTAGTTAAAGGTTATCTTTACTTTATTTAGACACCATTATCCAGAGCTCCACTTTTTCGTTAAACTTTGGTCTCATCACTGATGACTTCACGTCATTACTATGTTTTAACCACATTTTAGGGCATTTCTAGATAGCATTTAGTATGTTTTTATGCAAGAATAAAGAGGAAAAGAATCATGACAAGAATGCTCGGAACACAAGGATTTGAAGCCAAAAAGTGAAGGAATAGAAGTGTACTGCGCCTAGACCAAGAAAGCATCACGCGCCGTGCCCAGAAGCTGCTAGAAGTGTCTGTAGATTCTGCCAAGCTGGCGCGCCGCGCAGGAATGATGCTGGAATTGCCTGAAGATTCTGTCAGTCTGCGCGTGGCGCAGACGGGCTGGCGCGGGGCGCCGGTACGCAGATTACaccatatatatactttttctgTTCAGAATTAGGGTTGGACAGTTTTGACGGCGACAGAGGCACTTTTGAGATCAAGATCAGAGCACGAATTTCTTCATTGTTCTTCATTGTAATGAATTCTTTCACTCtaattattgttgtttctatgattatgagtaactaaactCTATGATTGGATCCTAGGGGATTCTAGTTATTATTGTCTTGAACCATGAATTTCATATgatgttttaatataattacgaagttagtttcattcttttatctcttgttcttaatgctttatacaaCGTCGCGAATTGtttgatgattataattgtttgtTTACTAAGACATTAGAAACGAATTGATTAACCTAGAGATAATTGTACAATTAACTTATTCTTTAGACATATTGGTTTGTTAATTGTGAATTCAAGGATTAAAGGGGAACAAACCTCAATTGATTATAGGTCatcctaagacattagggattgATAATCAATTGAGAGGACTATgtaccaagacattggacatagttatttattttaatcgaaTCATGGAACTAAGTTTGTAATTTGTTAATACGCATGATATATCCGAGACAATAGTGACCACATGAACCGAAAAGGTCCAATCGCCTTCGCATCTTGAAAGAAAACCTTATTTTCTTGTCATTTACTTTCTCaagtctgaaatctgaacacttccccctatttattttattgcaaattACTCTCGTATGATACCAATTTACTCCTATTTGATTcggaacaatccctgtggatacgataattATATACTTACTTTGATACTTCATCAATCACCCTGGTGACCCCTAAATTATAAGATGTCACGTGTGCCTAAAACTAGTCACCTACCCACAGACATACTCTAcaaggtagaaattatcgtaCTTTTCAATCATATACTAAGACGatagatactgaatttaatggtctcatgtagGCCCTAGCATACTGTCCTTCGGTCAGGATTACTAGTTTCGTTTCCTATgtgatatccactaggtcctta
Coding sequences within it:
- the LOC123895024 gene encoding uncharacterized protein LOC123895024 — its product is MASQICETLAYDMEIKGDLLMSLMEELPCDKNDDERLDSLIRSFEAEISETNIVGHDNSTCIGSQLKSNNFEENFSELWNIEVDEGHDFGVEWVDMDLMPSFQFDEGINWVDIESFGDEKNVMADHLIVCDDEFDMEEYGYNSFWQDNYEMGLVH